agcactttttataccccctccccccaatcgTAACGTTTGGGACATTTCCATATTATGAAAATTAAAGTAGacatgtttagtactttgttgtatatcctttgcatgcaatgaccgCTTTAActctgtgacccattgacatcaccaggtgctgagtatcttctctggtgatgctctgccaggcctgtactgcagccatcttcttgTTTTGGGGGCCAGTTTTCTCTTCAGAATATGAAagacatgttcaattggattcagacgGATTTGGCCAGACAaaaattttccagttttttgttgctttaaaaatacatttgagattattgtcttgctgtccaatgagtttggaggcatttgctcTGACATGAGCGGAAtgtgtttctgtacacttcagaggTCTTTCTTGGCCGACTAGACCTTGATTATTGAGCTCACTGGTGCGGTTTCTTCTTAATgacaatttattttggtaagcctattgcttAGACAATTTTTTTCCTTATTCTTCAACCTCACAATGACTTCCTTGACTTcattcatgttgacaaacatgAATAACAGACTCAAAAGCCTATAATCAAGACTTGATACTCTTACCGGCACTAAGGAGGCCAATGAACAcacttgactaatcagaaacacatgCGAAgctatttgtcccaaacattatggtgccctgaaatgggggtggTTATATATTAGAACTTCTTTTAGCTGTCATTTCTGgaaggtgaaaccaaaatgcataaatacCCTTTTATAAGGGCTGAGTATGTGCATTTTATCAACGTGTGAATTGTTTGTTTACAAATCTAGAATTGTGtactacagagccaaatcaagaaaaaatgtctttatCTACATTATAGagggcactgtacatacatacaacgTATTATTGAAACGTCTGTGATATTTTGATGGACAGGGAAGCAGACCTTCTGTGGGTGCGTTGGGGTCCCAGGCGCCCCACAGCTGGACGATGAAGTAGGGTGACCAGCACACCGTGTAGACGAGCACTATCACCAGTGTCATCCGCGCCGTCTTGGACACAGCCCGCGACACGCTCGAGGGGGGCATGGCCactgggagaggggtgggggggggagggtactCCTCCCGAGGTTCGTAAGAGCACAGACTGGGGTGGGGCCCGTCGGAAATGACATCATCGGGAGTGAAGGCAGTGTGCTTGCCGGTTGGGGGAAGTGAGGTAGTCTGTTCCTGGGGGTGTGGAGAAGAGTCTGTGGCAGGGGGCTCCTTCCCCATTTGAAATTCGCTACAGCCGGGGGGGGCTTCGCTAGGGACAGGTGCCCCATTTTCGGAATTGGTGGGATTCAGGGTTATCAGTTCTGAGGGGTCGCAGGAGGGGGAGCAATATGAGGAGGCGCGGGGCCAGTAACTGGATGAGTTTGAGGGGTGAGCGGTGAAGGAACCGTTGCCACGGGAGCGGGGACCAGGGCTGCCGCCCTTCGAAGAGTAGCTGCCTCTCGCCTCTCTTCGTCCACCTCCTGCtccccccctcctgctctccctctctttctctccctctttccccatGCAGTGGAACCGGAAGAGTACAGAGTTCTTCCTGAGTTCCGCTGACACCCTCCTCTCCGTCTTCATGTAGATATTATTGTGGATTTCTCTGAATATTCGTACCTGAAGGACAGAAAAGCGGGGAGAGGACTTGTGTTATGTGACTGATGACAGGGAGATAAAGCAGACTCAGTCCCCACCATGACCACCAAGTTTAGCCTGTGCAACAGCGGTGTAAAGTAACAGAGAACAGAGTCTTGCGCTTGTATCAGCATATTGCCCTCCTGtgccaaaaaataaattctgctCCTGTTCTCGTTTTACATGGCACCAAAATTAAAATCTTGCACTGTGACGATGACCTGACAGTCAAGTTGTGAAGAGAAGAGATGGATATTAAGACATTTTAGTTGAACAGTACAGACACCCGGTTTGCAtttggaaaataacattttgattttgtttgatttatacAGAAACTGAACTAGAAGAGGACAGAAGCAGGCCAATTTAGGccagaatattattttttaaaaacacaaggtTTTGAGTTACAGCAGCAATTTATAATTAAATATGAGAATTATGGTCACGTAAGAGAACTGTTTTTCCTAAAATAGAGAGCAGTTCTCTGGAATTTCCAAGTTGGCCCGATGCTGAAAAGTCTCCTGTTCTTCTGAAGACAGCAGTGTTACTCTAGCAACCCAATAAACCCAATCTGCCTGTGCCACCTGACTATGGCCACTGTTTAATCTCCCCAACAACCGTAGAGGGGATAATGACTCACTCTGCTTCTCAGTTAAAATTCTCTGTTCtatgtcttgttttgttttgttttgtcaaattagaaatgcatgtttcaaaacattatgtcatgccaataaaatcAGTGTGAATTTGACTTGGAAACTGTCTTGACACTGGAACGTCATGTGTCGCCAGTGAGGTCAGACAGCAGTTCAGAAGGACCAGACCCCTCCCCCCTGACCTCAGTCAGGATGAAACTACGTCTGTCTCAGCCCTTTACAGTAATAGTGCAAATCCCAAAGCGCTCAGAGGATTGTTCCTCATTCACCATCATTATACATGAATAAGCCTTGTTAGAGAGACAGAAATGGTCTGGCTAAAGACTGAGCAGCAGCAACGCACAAAtgagcatcacacacacacacacacacacaccattctggCGTTGGGTGTAGTACCTGACAGATGGTAATGATGAGAGCTGGCAGTATGAACACAGCCAGGGTCATCCATGTGACGTAGGCCTTGAGCCCCCAGTGCTCGGCGAATCTGCCCCAGCACTGAAACACCCCCGGGTACACCTCTCTCTTGGAAAAGATGAATACCTGGTggagtggagggtgggggggggcagtggtcATGTAAGTAAATGAGTGActgattcatttatttccacCAATAACATCTGTGTGACAAACCTAAGTTGCTCATTGCTCAACGTCCCCAGGGACCTGAGCTTGTGTGTAAATTCATGGC
Above is a genomic segment from Conger conger chromosome 10, fConCon1.1, whole genome shotgun sequence containing:
- the LOC133138471 gene encoding vasopressin V2 receptor-like, translating into MATVSWETDWGGLTHSTPAAGGGTFNSSFFQDYTNSSHALGGGAQSWTVPENGSISAGSLPVPNAPQRNEVLAQAEFAILGLILALTTLGNGLVLWILLRRRKHHAPMHLFMINLCVADLVVAFFQVLPQLVWDITLWFQGPDALCRLVKYLQVVGMFASSYMIVAMTVDRHYAICCPLQAYRGGAMSRWNVPIMVAWGLSLLLSVPQVFIFSKREVYPGVFQCWGRFAEHWGLKAYVTWMTLAVFILPALIITICQVRIFREIHNNIYMKTERRVSAELRKNSVLFRFHCMGKEGEKERESRRGGAGGGRREARGSYSSKGGSPGPRSRGNGSFTAHPSNSSSYWPRASSYCSPSCDPSELITLNPTNSENGAPVPSEAPPGCSEFQMGKEPPATDSSPHPQEQTTSLPPTGKHTAFTPDDVISDGPHPSLCSYEPREEYPPPPTPLPVAMPPSSVSRAVSKTARMTLVIVLVYTVCWSPYFIVQLWGAWDPNAPTEGAAFTILMLLANLNSCTNPWIYTAFSNSVSRDLRALLPCCPGGRDLRRGSIASDSTSTHTSTTATKNNVY